CAGTTCCGGCTTCCATCGATTGTCGTCTTAGTCAGCTGACGGATTTGCACAATCCTTTTCGGCACTTACCTAGATCCATTATTGCTACTGTGTGGACTCAACACCAGCAGagatgttgtcaaaaaaaaaaaaaaggcagagATAGAGATGGAATTTTGTGGTCATACTGAAAGGCTTAGACATGAGCCGAGCCTGGAATCTGGGTTGATAAGAACATGTTCAAAATATCATAGCATCAGGCCTGAAAGATCAAGCCAGATATACATACATCAAATCCCTCGGAAGCATGTCGTGCTACTAGTAGACAATCCATTTCAAAGCTGAGCTACTGCAACAACCAAATAAGTGGTCCTTACAACTTATAAGGAGCAGCTGACAGATTCCCCTAGACAGTTTCACGGGAGACAATTATTGTCTGCTCGGGATTCAGCGAGCTAAATTAGACCGACACGCATCATGCTAAAAGGATACAGCCCACCGTGGCTTTCAAACGTCCAGGTTAAGGAATCGTCAAGCGCACCACTGTGGTCCAGAATTCCGGGATCTCAAGGCGAGATCGTCACTGAATGGCATGCTATAAATGGAGTTGCCGCTTGGTGGGAGCACTGCTGCACCATCACCTTCCTTGTCTGCACAGTTCACCAAGAGCcagtttagttccacctcattttgccaaatttttcaagattccccgtcacatcgaatttttggacgcatgcatgaagcattaaatataaataaaaaataaaactaattatacagtttagacgaaatctacgagacgaatcttttaagcctaattagactatgatcggacactaattgccaaataacaacgaaaatgctacagtagcatttCGCCAAAAAAAATTGCGAACCAAACAGGCCCCAATTTGCTTTACCAAGTGATGGGTACAAATCGAACATGACTAGAATAAAATGACATGTGTGCACAAAGCAATAATCTGCGGTCCTTCAATCATCGAGAGTGAAATGAAGTAGCACTAGTGAGCAGAAGGATAAGTACACGTACCTTCTGGTTGAGCGTGTGGCGCGTCTAACTGGACCACTGTCTGCTGAGTCCTCTACAACGGGATCTCTGGTTTTCTTTGGCCTTGACCGTGGCATGCCTACATAATACATGAAAGATGAGTTCATTAAGAAACTTATGTGTTCGTTGTGTGGATAACAAAGCTGGAATCACGAGGTCACCTTTGCGAACAGGTTGTGTGGATTGAATCTCTTCACCGCCACCTTCTGATCCTGTAAGTGGGGGTGATGTCTGAGAATTCTCTGTACTAGTATTTGCACTGTGTTCTGGCATGTTCTCCTTATATTCGGTGCTGCTATCCACCAAAGGATCTGCAACAGGATCTCCGGTTTTCTTTGGCCTTAACCGTGACACGCCTGCATGATACATGAAACATGAGTTCCTTAAGAAACTTGATGTGTTCATGTTGTGTGGATATCAAAGCTAGAATCATGAGCCACCTTTGGGAACAGGTTGTGTTGATTGAACCTCTCCAGCGTCACCTGATTCTGTAAGTGGGGCTGATGTCTGAGAATTCTCCGTACTAGTATCCGCACTGTGTTCTGGCGTGTTCTCCTTATATTCGGTGTTCCTATCCACCAAAGGATCTGAAACGGGATCTCTGGTTTTCTTTGCCCTTGACCGTGACACGCCTGCGTGATACATGAAAGATGAGTTCCTTAAGAAACTTGATGTGTTCGTGTTGTGTGGATAACTGGATATCAAAGCTTGAATCATGAGTCACCTTTGCGAACAGGTTGTGTTGATTCGATCTCTCCAGCGCCACCTGATTCTGTAACTGGGGGTGATGTCTGAAAATTCTCTGTACTAGTATGGTCACTGCATTCTGGCGTGTTCTCCGTATGTTCGGTGCTGCTATCCACCGAAGGATCAACTACCTCGCTAGTTTCTTCTGCCACGGACACATAAATAGACAGGTCAGACCATCTGTGCAAGAGAAACAGTGATACTACCATCTAATGCACAGAACATAAACAGCTATATAGCATCACATAGTCGACTTTAGCAGTTATGTAGCAAAGAGGATAAGGAGCATCAGGAGGAAATGAAAACTCTTCTACTTACCTTCAGCAGAATTCCCACTGTTCTGACTAACTTCCTTAGTAGCCAGAAATTCATCAAGCGAGCCAATTCTCTGTCTGTGTGCCTCAGCATTTTTTGTTGTTTCCTCCTGTTCTTTCTTTTCCTGATGAACCTTGCTAAGTTTCTCCTCAAATTCCTCAATGCAAACTTTTAGCTCAGGTTTCGCAAACTTCTTGCACTGATTGGTGGAATCACCATAGATAAGTAAGTGAAAAAAAGGATTGTTCATAAATTTAGTGATGCTTTATTAAACCAAACTGAAGCCTACACAAACATCAAGGCTGTGCTACCAACCTTTGATATTACACTTCTGAAATGGTTCATCACAGAATCTTCAGACAAGGCATGCTCAAACATCTTAAAATTATCGAGGAGTTTTTTCACGCCCTTTTCAGTGAAGGTTAGCTGAGAAAGGCAATAAGAGATATACTCCCACTGTCTGACATCTGAAACACATGCAAAGAAAGAGTCAAGCATCTGAGAAATGTTAAAATGCATGTCTTACAGCACAATTGTCTTGAGAAAACAAAGAATTAAATGACTGAAACAAAGAAATGAGTGTTAACTTTTAATATAGCTAAAATGTAGACATCAATAACAGGTGCAAGAGTGTCAAAAAAGAGCAACTTGATCTCATCTTATTTCTTATATGTGCAATGTTCTCTCCTTTCTATTTTATATAATGCAGTAATGTTTCTCTCCTATGCTGTTGCAAATTTCTTACTCTTACCACCTTTTTGTTCACAATAAATTGCCACTTCCTCAACACTGAGGCATGCTCTTTCCCTAAGTACCTTATTAACATTAGGTACAAGCACCCACTTAGCTAGGTATCAAACCAACTTTATGCAAATCATGACTTCCTTAGTATGCATGCTGGTCAAATGTGACAAGTACTAGCAAACAGATGGGGCACTATTTATCCTATTGAAGGCATAAGCATAGTACCATTTACTCCAGCAAACCTATTGCACAGCTTATCCACAAGAGCTTCCATTTGTTTGTCCTGGGATCACAATTGCAACAGTATATAGTTACTAACAAGTAATGTGGAGTATGCTAACAGCATGCAAACGAGTGAAGCATTAAACATTATACCTTCTTAATTGAATTAATTAAGAACTGCATAATATTGCAAAAGGTTTCTTCTTTCAGGTGTTGATTGCACAGTCTACCCAAGATATCCGGAAGAAGATTATAAATTGGGTTGCTTCCTTCAGAGGCCACCAATAAAAAAGAAGCAAATTTGTTAGATAGAAGTGAAACTCTAGTATTCAAGTTAGTCAACCAATGTTTCTGACACATGTTTCCATACCTTTTTTTGACAACTCATGAAAGAAGAGTTTTGCCAGGCTTGATAtcctctcatcttcatcttctattCTTACAGTCATTTCATTTATATACCCTTTAACCTACAAAAGATTTTCAAAGTGACTGAAAAATAACAGAATGGTGGGAAGGAGaggagcagagagagagagagagagagagagagagagagagagagagagagagaccttcATCATATCATTCAATATAAGATGAGAAATGACCAGCACAGCGTTCTTCCTCACTGACACTGAAGGATCACGTAACCGGGCATATATATACTCTGTCCAAGGTTCTAAGAGGTTTGGGAAGCGAACTGCTAAATCGCCAAGCGCTATGGTGCAATTGGATCGGACAATTTCAGAAGGTGCACTTTCAGCAACAGTAAACAAGATTTGAAGATTTGCTTCGCTGAAAGTTGAGTATTTAATGTGAGGGAGTGCTTTCATGAAATGCTCATCGGTCCACAATAATGAGCAACTAGAGTCAtgcgaaagaaaaaaaaaacttaccaGAACTCTGCATCGATGATCATTAGCCTGCAAAGAGCAAGCATTGCAGAAGCTTGTAGGTCTGGGAACTAGATTCAAAAGAGAAGAAATTAGTAACTGTAGATAGTAACAAGAAAAACATGTTTAAATGAAATACAGGAAGCCCAATAGACTATAAACCTTTTGCAGCAATGTAAGATTCCTGCAGAGTTTTGAGAGAAATGGCCCACAATGTCCTATGAGATTCTTTTCAGAAGAACAGCAAACAATTTCCTTTTCTGCTCTTTCAGCAAGGGACTCGATTGCAATGTCTATGGTTGCACCAAGTCCCAGTTCGGCATTTATGCCTTGTGCCTGTTACACAATAAAGCACAACCTGAACTTAACTGAAACAATGACAAGTAAAAAAGTGACAAGTTCAGAAAGGACAGAGATTTAGCAGTCAAGCCAGAATTACCTCTGAACTTTTAGACACGTCAGACTGGAGATCCTCAGTGGTGGACTGGGATTTTTCATTCTTCCGTATCTGTTTCTGAATTTTCCTAACGGAATTCTCAATGTACACCAAATGATTTAGTGCTATATGGCTAATAACAAAAAGAAATCTACCCAGCTTTGAAGGTGATACTGATGACAGAGAGGCATCATTCTcagtttcatctccatttgacaCATCCTCGGTTCCTAAAACACTGAATACAGAACTGAGGGACTTCTTTGCAGTCTCGGTAGCAAAAATTTCAGGTGCAGGGTGTAGGGTATAGATGGTGCTTATAGCTTTATCTGCAGCTCCGTACCATATTTTCTCAGGAATTGAGAAGCTTGTTACCAAACCTTGCAATGCAGCAAATACTCTACTATTAGTATTTATCAGTTTGCCCTTGTCTTCATCTGATAATCTCTGCAAAGCAAGACATGCAGTTCTAGCAAGCAGAGGCTCCTCCTTAGCCCAGCGTCCAAACCCAATGTCAATAATATCTTGCAAGTGAGTACCCAGAATGCTGGGAGACGACTTAGCAGCCATACAAAGAATTGATAGAGCTCCACGGCTTTGCACTGGTCTCACTCCGTTTATGTTAAAGCAAAAATAGTCCCACAGTGCTGATACCTGCAAGAAGCGACAGGTCACAGAAAATATCCTCTGAAGCAACATAAGATATCATTGAACTGAAGTAATATAATCCAACAAAAATGGTTATATTTGGGAAGCTAAGCTATATATGACTACAGTAATCGAAGAAAGAAAGACAACAAATCAGTAGACATGGAAAAATTCCAATTCCTTCTGTAATTCCAATTCATATTTATAGAGGTCAATAATTAGGATCTTGAAGAAGCAAGCATCTTAATTGCTCCAATCTGAAAAACACTGGTGCTCAGTCAGTTTCAAATGTGTCGCCACATTTATTTTTTCTTTACAACTGAATTATATTTTAATCACCAAACTGCTCAGTTACTTTAGCTGGAACTAACAAATAATCACACTCAAAGTGGTAGCCAAAGCAAATTTGATAGGGAAAGAAGGGCACACCGTGCTGGATGAAATTTCTGCTTTTGAAACTAAGGAACTAACTAAGCTCTCGAGAGCAGCAAGGTCACCAATGCTACAATCAATGGCAAGGTCTAACAAACGTTTCGCAGTTTCTGTTGGGCTTTTCCTTGTGTATAAAATAATGAATGCACTCTCCACCGCTTCATATATTGACTTATCCTGAGAAAATACCTGAAAAATACAAAGGATCAAGGAATATTAACAAATACATAACAAGCACAAAAACCAAAGAGAGTTTTTGGGATATTACCAGAGGTAACATTTTCCTGAGTGCTGCTTCTGATCCTTCGATCTGAAATTGTCTGCATCTCATCAGTAAAAGGATCGTGTTCTCAACATCAGTAGCTGAGGATGATGCCAACAACTGAACAAGAATTGGCATTAACGAAGTTATACACTTTGAAAACCGCAGACCAGCTTCAAGTGATGCAACTAAAGCTCTTATTTGTTCCAAATTTGTTATATCCACAATCGTAGCATCACGATCATTCTGATCCTGACTTGATGCTAAACAGCTATCACTGATACTTTCATCTTGCCCCACGATCACTTCACCAGGCGAACAATCGTTTGCAACCTCATCTTTGTCTGGATTTGAAGGCTCCATTCCTTGTAATTTTTCCTTGTACTTTTCTAGAGTTGCCTCAAAGGTTGTAGTCCTTAACTGAGGCCCAAAAGGGTTGTGTTGCAGCATTGTAATGAGAAGCTGTAGTGCTGATTTTCTCACAATAGCACTTTTGTCCTCCAGTCTCCCTGAAGAAACTGAAGCCACTTCATTCCACAGGCCAATTGAGATAGAATTTTCTTCACAAAGCTCAGACCACACCTGAAGCACACGACTCCTTGTGTATGCTGACACATCCCTACAGCGCTCAATCAAAATCTCTAGCATAGCCTGCTTACTTCGAAGCCGAGCATTGCTATCACCCTCAACATCCTTGAAAGCCTTTGCAGCCAGCTTTCCCAGAACTCCAACAAGAGCATTTCTGATCTTATATGACTCACCACCAAAGTGAGGTATCAGAACACCGATGTTGGTTGACATAAGCTTTGGCAAACGGTCTGCAAGTTCTACAAGGAATCTCCCAACATTATCAGCACCAACACTATCTCTTGCGTATTCTTTTGGGTCAGCCCGACCTATTTCCCTAACCAGGGAAATTGCGAGGCTTCCGTCACCAAACTTTTTCTCTGCGGAAGCAACTGCTTCTGCAAGATGAGGAACAGTGAAATCAAATTTGTGGATCAGATGCGAGACAGATGCACTGATTTGAGAAATTCTCTGATGCTTCGTGGCAATTGCTCCAATTATCCGGCACAGGCCATTTCTTGTATCCTCATCTTTTAACACATTTTGATTTTCACAGAGGACAAAAGTACACCTACATATTATGAAAGTGATGTCATTGCAAAAAAAGTGGGTTACTGGAAAGTACTGTAGTCCGTTTCCAGAACTTACTTTGAAACAAAAGAGAGATATCGTTCATCAGTTCCTCCAGGACCAAAAAGTAGCGAAAGGTCAGCTTCAAGAGAATTAGCAACTAGACTAATGATCCTACCCCTTTGTGCTTCCCAATTCCAAGCATATACATGATTCTTCTTTCGACCATGCGCTGTCACCTGAGTTCTCATGAAAAAAATAAAGTCAACTCAAAAAACAAGAGCATAGATAATCTGAATAATTGTATCTTCTGCACAAAAGTCACCTTAGCCCCTGTGCCGGTTTCAGCAGCAGATTCCTCGGTGAGAACAATAGAAATGAGAAAGAAGGAGTAGATCTTGAGGGCATTGCGGTGTGAGGCAATGCGATCATTGATTGGGGTAGTATCAGAAGGGGATGACATGGATGCCCGGGAAAGTGAGTCTATGTTGGGTAGAAGGACACTGAGGTTGGAGCGCAAGGTCTCAACGATGTTAAACTTAAGGGCTGGTGGTAAGCAATTGAAATCACGAACAATAGAATAGATGCCATCGAACACCTCCTGTTCCTCGATGCAGAAGAGCTCCTTATCAGAAAGATCAAATGATGCACCTTCAGTTTGAATCAGAATAAGAAAAATAGTCAGTTCACTTAACAAGATCTTTCATTCAAAAAAAATAAAGCACCGAAACTAGCTAGATCtctatattttttttaataataacTTTGTAATTGCACGTTGCCACAGGTTAGAACAGCCAACATTGTCAATAGTAAGACTATAGCATAAAAATTAAGGGGAAAGGTCTATTCCCATCAAGCAATTGCCAATATTTTGTTTTGACGAAACAGCAATTGCTAATATTACAGAGACGACAATGGAGAATAAAGATTTGTGAATAATTAAAATAGCAGGGTTATGTAGGGCCGCTGAGGCAAAACTTATAATAGCTTGTTAGCTGCTCGCACCCACCTTTTCTGAAATCAGATCAAGTTTCTTAACCCCAGCCATGTTTAGTGCGGTAAGATACTAAAGCAACTGCAAGACCACCGGTTTCAGAATTGGTTGCAAGCAAGCTCAAACACGTCTGCGGAAACGACCGCGAGCATTTGTCTGCAAACTCAATTATTTACATGCACGCACCAAATTGCTTGAGAGAAAAATAGGGATGCCAGGTTGCCAGCAACATCCAAATCAGAAGCTCCGACTAGCATTACTGTCCAACAAAACCCTATTCTAGTGAATTTTAAGCAAGCGACGATCAAAATCTGAATCCACAACTAGGAATTCTTAACGACCGGTACAACCCGACCAAACAACAAACCCAGCGGCGGCTGGGAGATGGCGGCACGTACCCTTTACGAACTCCTCGAGGTCGGCGGCGCGGAGGGTGGCGACGGCGATGGGATTCTGCGGCCAGAGCGAGGGCtcctcgtcgccgtcgccgtcgccgtcggtgTCCCGCTCCAGATCCCGCAGGCTCGATGGGAACACGAACGGCGGGGCCATCTCGCCGCGGGCGGACGCCGGCGAGCGGAGGAGAGGGAGGCGGAGGGGTTTGGTTTTGGGCTGGGGAATGGGGAATGGGAGGGGAAGAGTGGTGAGTATTTCGAAATCGAGAGCGGGAGCCGTGAGATTTCGTGAGGTTGTCCTGACTGTATGACAGCGAGGGCCCACGCGTCACGTGTGAAGGTGGCCCCGTTGAATAGGCGGGGCAGCTCGTGACCTCGTGTTGACtgttttttttttagatttttttttttgagaaacagaCTGTTTTTTTAGATAAACGAGCTCATGTTGACTGTTGAGTagcagcatgttcgcttggtcgtaaacgatcgtggattataagtcagaacagtatttttctctcacaccaaatcagccagtagTAACAATTCACGATCGTTtgagccgaaacgaacaggctataAAACCAACTGTTAGATCGATCAAATAACCAAAATATTCGCATTTCCAAGTCCTATCAAAAGTTGTGTTAAATTGTTCGCATTATATAGCTCCTTCTCTTCTGAAACTTTAAAACTGTTGCAGCTGCCATTAATTGTTGCTTGCACAATCTCTTGATACGATTCCTGGGTATGACTTTCAGAGCCTTGTATATGTTTTTCACCGTTCATTTGTTCAAATTGACTTGCACAGTTTAACTATAAGTGAAGTAATATTCAGATAAAAAAATAAAGTTACGGGCTTTAGAGAGTATTTTTAAAGAAACATTCATCCAAACATCTTACTAAATGATCATACGTGTGTACTACTTGCATCAAGAGGGTATATCACTAGCAGCGTGGATGTGTTCACTGCCATGTGCCCCTGTTGCCTTGtttcctatttttttttttttcgcCTCTCATCTAGGTACAACTGTAGTATTTGTTTATGGATAGACACACACCAAtaccacacactcacacacaccgcACTCACACCACATGTACACAAACAGATCCTACAACTACACCTAGATTCCACGATCGCGTCCTTTGTGAGATTACCGGGTCCATTGATTTGATGATGAACCTTTTTTTTGGTTTCCGCTCCTATCTTCACAAAGATTGATACTGACAGACATTGTCTCATGTTGTAATTTGAATCAATATTCATGCCATCAAATTGGCGGTCACCTTAACCGGcttattcgctggttggtttctaggctgataagtccGGTTGATGTTGGtttactgtgagagaaaaatattattgactgactgataagccctggctgaaatcgACGAGCGAACCGGCTGAACATGTGATAAAACAGTCGTCATTTCTATTTCTGTAAAAACTGGTATCCAAGTTAACGGATAGGGCTACGTCGCCCGTGAGCCCGCTGGCCGTTCGATCCGGCGAGCTTGCGATGGCGGCCGTTCGGATCGGTTTGGTCTCTACCCGTTTCTTTGTCAACCCGAAACCTCGAGATCCTTCTCGGGCTCGTCCgtcgagcgagcggcggcacggGCGCCAACCACCAGCGAGGCGGCGCAGCCCCGCGGCCGCGGGCGAGCCGAGCGCGGCCCTGCAGGTTAGCCGGACGCGGCCACCACCGCGCACCACAAGAGCGGGCGACCTCCGCCCTCCGCCCTCTGCGAAGGTGCCGGGGTCCGCCCGACGCCGCTGCGTCGCCTGCGGCCTACCGACGTTCGCCCTCCATGTGTTGCGCCACTCACCGTCCAGCTCTCGAGCCGACACCATCCCTATCCGGATCGCGGCGCTCTGCACTCGAGCCCAACCGCCTGGGCAACGATGccctcgccatcacctccagctcCACCTCAACCTCCCGAGCCGCTGCCAACCGCCTGCGGGCTGCAGCCAGCCCCGAGCAGGTGAATATGCATAATGTCCAGGTCTGCTCTCCAGACACCATCCCCTGCAAGGTCTGCATCCGGCTGTCTCGCCCACCACGCTGACGGCTGCGCCTACCAGGGCACTCGAGCCGGGCTGCAGTGTTGCCTGCAAGGTGTTTGACAAGAGGGCCAACCCCACCTAACACATACGCTCCACAGCCCGATGGTGGACCTCAGGTAATCAGGTACCTTCTCCATTTGATGGATTTGATTAAGATGCCAATGTGTGGAGCTCTGATTAATGGAACGGAATCCTATACATTGAAGAATTGATTtgcagagaaagaaagatgaatctTCTTCCTTGTCTTACAGCAAGAGAGAAAAGCCGTGTTAAAACTCATTTTCGATATGTTTGACCCCGTCAAAAAATTCTCAGTAAACCACTCTAGCAGATTAATTAGAGAGTTCACGAAACACACAACTTTAGGGAGTAAATATATAGAAACATATGATGACTTCGAGGCTTTGTGTAATTTTCTTCCTCTGAATGTTACTTGGCCACTTTGCTTGGTACTCTGATTCTGCTTTTGCTCCTAGTACCACTACTACTGTTTTGTCTCTGTGCCAATGTATGTACATATGATTTGATGAGCCAAGCTGGACAAATAGTCTCCAGCGATCGCATACATATGCAAAATGCACTATTGCCGTTAGAACAACATTCTATATATTGTAAGCAAAGCGAATGTTTTCTTTTTCCAAGCATGCCTACTCTAGTATCTTGTTATTAGCTTTTATTTACTTTACTCTATAGATTCCAAGCACAGCGGATATTTTCTATTATCAAGTGTTTTCTATAGTCACAGGTAACCAATCTCACTACCAGATGTTGAAACCCACCATGCTGTTTGCTTGTAGCTCAGCCATCGTTTTTGTAATTGTCTTGGTTGTCCAGCTTCTTTTGCAACACAATTGTCCCCCATTTCTTCTATGTCATGGTAGCTCACCATCCCAACCTCTCTGAACAAAGGATTCAATATTACTGAGATGACAAAGAACCCTCCAAATTATGTAATGCCAAGTATGGACTGATTAGACATACACCGTGCTTCCTCTAATTTATTATCTATTGTCATTATTTCCAAAGTTTTCGTCAAATTATTATCAGCCATATGACTCTCTCTTCTGATTTATGCTTACCCAAAGGACTCCCTGATAATATTGAAGTTTATATTTGAGTTCATGAGCAATTATGTTCCATCGTGTATATTCTTGCTCGTAATGTTCGATTTTGCAGGCAAGAGCCGAC
Above is a genomic segment from Miscanthus floridulus cultivar M001 chromosome 3, ASM1932011v1, whole genome shotgun sequence containing:
- the LOC136542738 gene encoding condensin-1 complex subunit CAP-D2-like isoform X2, which codes for MAPPFVFPSSLRDLERDTDGDGDGDEEPSLWPQNPIAVATLRAADLEEFVKGASFDLSDKELFCIEEQEVFDGIYSIVRDFNCLPPALKFNIVETLRSNLSVLLPNIDSLSRASMSSPSDTTPINDRIASHRNALKIYSFFLISIVLTEESAAETGTGAKVTAHGRKKNHVYAWNWEAQRGRIISLVANSLEADLSLLFGPGGTDERYLSFVSKCTFVLCENQNVLKDEDTRNGLCRIIGAIATKHQRISQISASVSHLIHKFDFTVPHLAEAVASAEKKFGDGSLAISLVREIGRADPKEYARDSVGADNVGRFLVELADRLPKLMSTNIGVLIPHFGGESYKIRNALVGVLGKLAAKAFKDVEGDSNARLRSKQAMLEILIERCRDVSAYTRSRVLQVWSELCEENSISIGLWNEVASVSSGRLEDKSAIVRKSALQLLITMLQHNPFGPQLRTTTFEATLEKYKEKLQGMEPSNPDKDEVANDCSPGEVIVGQDESISDSCLASSQDQNDRDATIVDITNLEQIRALVASLEAGLRFSKCITSLMPILVQLLASSSATDVENTILLLMRCRQFQIEGSEAALRKMLPLVFSQDKSIYEAVESAFIILYTRKSPTETAKRLLDLAIDCSIGDLAALESLVSSLVSKAEISSSTVSALWDYFCFNINGVRPVQSRGALSILCMAAKSSPSILGTHLQDIIDIGFGRWAKEEPLLARTACLALQRLSDEDKGKLINTNSRVFAALQGLVTSFSIPEKIWYGAADKAISTIYTLHPAPEIFATETAKKSLSSVFSVLGTEDVSNGDETENDASLSSVSPSKLGRFLFVISHIALNHLVYIENSVRKIQKQIRKNEKSQSTTEDLQSDVSKSSEAQGINAELGLGATIDIAIESLAERAEKEIVCCSSEKNLIGHCGPFLSKLCRNLTLLQKFPDLQASAMLALCRLMIIDAEFCEANLQILFTVAESAPSEIVRSNCTIALGDLAVRFPNLLEPWTEYIYARLRDPSVSVRKNAVLVISHLILNDMMKVKGYINEMTVRIEDEDERISSLAKLFFHELSKKGSNPIYNLLPDILGRLCNQHLKEETFCNIMQFLINSIKKDKQMEALVDKLCNRFAGVNDVRQWEYISYCLSQLTFTEKGVKKLLDNFKMFEHALSEDSVMNHFRSVISKCKKFAKPELKVCIEEFEEKLSKVHQEKKEQEETTKNAEAHRQRIGSLDEFLATKEVSQNSGNSAEETSEVVDPSVDSSTEHTENTPECSDHTSTENFQTSPPVTESGGAGEIESTQPVRKGVSRSRAKKTRDPVSDPLVDRNTEYKENTPEHSADTSTENSQTSAPLTESGDAGEVQSTQPVPKGVSRLRPKKTGDPVADPLVDSSTEYKENMPEHSANTSTENSQTSPPLTGSEGGGEEIQSTQPVRKGMPRSRPKKTRDPVVEDSADSGPVRRATRSTRRQGR
- the LOC136542738 gene encoding condensin-1 complex subunit CAP-D2-like isoform X1 — translated: MAPPFVFPSSLRDLERDTDGDGDGDEEPSLWPQNPIAVATLRAADLEEFVKGASFDLSDKELFCIEEQEVFDGIYSIVRDFNCLPPALKFNIVETLRSNLSVLLPNIDSLSRASMSSPSDTTPINDRIASHRNALKIYSFFLISIVLTEESAAETGTGAKVTAHGRKKNHVYAWNWEAQRGRIISLVANSLEADLSLLFGPGGTDERYLSFVSKCTFVLCENQNVLKDEDTRNGLCRIIGAIATKHQRISQISASVSHLIHKFDFTVPHLAEAVASAEKKFGDGSLAISLVREIGRADPKEYARDSVGADNVGRFLVELADRLPKLMSTNIGVLIPHFGGESYKIRNALVGVLGKLAAKAFKDVEGDSNARLRSKQAMLEILIERCRDVSAYTRSRVLQVWSELCEENSISIGLWNEVASVSSGRLEDKSAIVRKSALQLLITMLQHNPFGPQLRTTTFEATLEKYKEKLQGMEPSNPDKDEVANDCSPGEVIVGQDESISDSCLASSQDQNDRDATIVDITNLEQIRALVASLEAGLRFSKCITSLMPILVQLLASSSATDVENTILLLMRCRQFQIEGSEAALRKMLPLVFSQDKSIYEAVESAFIILYTRKSPTETAKRLLDLAIDCSIGDLAALESLVSSLVSKAEISSSTVSALWDYFCFNINGVRPVQSRGALSILCMAAKSSPSILGTHLQDIIDIGFGRWAKEEPLLARTACLALQRLSDEDKGKLINTNSRVFAALQGLVTSFSIPEKIWYGAADKAISTIYTLHPAPEIFATETAKKSLSSVFSVLGTEDVSNGDETENDASLSSVSPSKLGRFLFVISHIALNHLVYIENSVRKIQKQIRKNEKSQSTTEDLQSDVSKSSEAQGINAELGLGATIDIAIESLAERAEKEIVCCSSEKNLIGHCGPFLSKLCRNLTLLQKFPDLQASAMLALCRLMIIDAEFCEANLQILFTVAESAPSEIVRSNCTIALGDLAVRFPNLLEPWTEYIYARLRDPSVSVRKNAVLVISHLILNDMMKVKGYINEMTVRIEDEDERISSLAKLFFHELSKKGSNPIYNLLPDILGRLCNQHLKEETFCNIMQFLINSIKKDKQMEALVDKLCNRFAGVNDVRQWEYISYCLSQLTFTEKGVKKLLDNFKMFEHALSEDSVMNHFRSVISKCKKFAKPELKVCIEEFEEKLSKVHQEKKEQEETTKNAEAHRQRIGSLDEFLATKEVSQNSGNSAEEETSEVVDPSVDSSTEHTENTPECSDHTSTENFQTSPPVTESGGAGEIESTQPVRKGVSRSRAKKTRDPVSDPLVDRNTEYKENTPEHSADTSTENSQTSAPLTESGDAGEVQSTQPVPKGVSRLRPKKTGDPVADPLVDSSTEYKENMPEHSANTSTENSQTSPPLTGSEGGGEEIQSTQPVRKGMPRSRPKKTRDPVVEDSADSGPVRRATRSTRRQGR